A part of Legionella sainthelensi genomic DNA contains:
- a CDS encoding aspartate aminotransferase family protein, which translates to MNENNAQKQLRSNEELIHFRKKHFLPTAGFYHKDPIQLVKAQGTYVWDSEGKRYFDAIGGIVCISAGHNHPKIKKALIEALEDDVIQHTSLLYLNQAPVETAERLLEEAPNGMDRVSFTNSGSEANELAIMAARHATGETIVVNVRHSYHGGTSAALASCGHSIWRFRGQPVSSVTSALEPYCYRCPFKQKPESCNLECAKNVETTIQNSTHGKIAAFILEPVMGVGGFITPPDDYFTEVARIVHDYGGKYISDEVQTGAGRGGGDLLLTKTLQIDADMVTMAKGLGNGAPVGAILMKSEVAETMTGKTYFNTFAGDPLQMIQSKLTLEIIKEEHLVENARIMGNLLKDGFYQLQKKHSLIGDVRGRGLLLGIELVKDPITKTPAPDEAFQLMDLCKDKGLLVGKGGQFGNVFRIAPPLTINRDQVNFILTTIDQSLSELARLYTL; encoded by the coding sequence ATGAACGAGAACAATGCTCAAAAACAACTACGCTCAAACGAAGAACTCATTCATTTTAGAAAAAAACACTTTTTACCTACCGCCGGTTTTTATCATAAAGATCCAATTCAGCTTGTCAAAGCACAGGGTACTTATGTATGGGACTCAGAAGGAAAACGTTATTTTGATGCTATAGGTGGGATTGTTTGTATCTCTGCCGGCCATAATCATCCTAAGATCAAAAAAGCACTTATTGAAGCACTCGAAGATGATGTAATTCAACATACAAGTCTTCTTTATTTAAATCAAGCCCCTGTCGAAACTGCCGAACGTTTGCTGGAAGAGGCACCAAATGGTATGGACAGAGTGTCTTTTACTAATTCTGGTTCAGAAGCTAATGAACTTGCCATAATGGCCGCACGTCATGCAACTGGAGAAACGATAGTAGTGAATGTACGCCACTCTTATCATGGAGGTACTTCTGCTGCACTGGCCTCATGCGGCCATTCAATCTGGCGATTCAGAGGACAGCCCGTTAGCAGCGTAACATCGGCTCTTGAACCATATTGTTATCGCTGTCCGTTTAAACAAAAACCTGAAAGTTGCAATCTGGAATGTGCAAAAAATGTTGAAACAACCATTCAAAATTCGACACACGGAAAAATAGCTGCTTTTATACTGGAACCTGTAATGGGCGTAGGTGGTTTTATTACTCCTCCTGATGACTATTTCACCGAGGTCGCCCGAATTGTTCATGACTACGGGGGAAAATATATTAGTGACGAAGTACAAACTGGTGCAGGTCGTGGCGGTGGCGATCTTTTACTCACCAAAACCTTGCAAATCGATGCAGATATGGTAACTATGGCAAAAGGGTTAGGCAACGGTGCTCCCGTAGGGGCAATACTTATGAAATCGGAAGTAGCCGAAACCATGACTGGAAAAACGTATTTTAATACCTTTGCAGGTGATCCATTGCAAATGATCCAATCTAAACTCACATTGGAAATTATAAAAGAAGAGCATCTTGTTGAAAATGCACGCATCATGGGCAATCTATTAAAAGATGGTTTTTATCAATTACAAAAGAAACACTCCCTGATTGGGGATGTTCGTGGTCGTGGTTTGCTTTTAGGAATTGAACTTGTCAAAGATCCCATAACTAAAACGCCAGCACCTGATGAAGCATTTCAGTTAATGGATTTGTGTAAGGATAAAGGGCTATTAGTTGGAAAAGGAGGACAGTTTGGGAATGTTTTCCGAATCGCACCACCTTTGACAATTAATCGGGATCAAGTGAATTTTATACTTACAACAATCGATCAATCTTTATCAGAATTAGCACGTTTGTATACTCTATAA
- a CDS encoding AAA family ATPase, whose protein sequence is MLIIFVGLPGTGKTAISKIIAERLKAVYLRVGTIEQALINLDGYPGSLIVGSEGYLISYALARENLTLGLNVVADSVNPIAITRKDWQQVAKQTESDFIEIELICSRKKLDKN, encoded by the coding sequence ATGTTAATTATTTTTGTTGGGTTACCTGGAACAGGAAAAACGGCAATTTCTAAAATTATAGCCGAGCGTTTAAAAGCTGTTTATCTAAGAGTAGGCACTATCGAGCAGGCTTTAATTAATTTAGATGGCTATCCTGGTTCATTAATCGTGGGTTCAGAAGGTTATTTAATTAGTTATGCACTTGCTCGAGAAAATTTAACCTTAGGTTTAAATGTTGTGGCTGACTCGGTTAATCCAATTGCGATAACACGAAAAGACTGGCAACAAGTCGCGAAACAAACTGAATCTGATTTTATTGAGATTGAACTTATTTGTTCTAGAAAAAAGCTAGATAAAAATTGA
- a CDS encoding YbdK family carboxylate-amine ligase translates to MMKQLDFNKSSEVTIGVELEFQIIDPHSFSLVSRANDVLKNIQKSEHKQKIKPELTQSMIEINSSVHHGINELYQDLHQLYDYLLQIGSQLNIFFCGGGVHSFQKWATQKIFLKKKEYKDFAKRYEFLAKRATVFGQHMHIGCRNPEDALYLAHALSRYVPHFIAISASSPFYQGIDTGFVSSRSTVFKAFPFSGAMPFLKNWNEFSLYCYEMNELGITKNMNDFCGILEYNLSLEQ, encoded by the coding sequence ATGATGAAACAATTAGACTTTAATAAATCCTCAGAAGTCACAATTGGAGTTGAATTAGAGTTTCAAATTATTGATCCTCACTCATTTTCTTTAGTCTCTCGTGCAAACGATGTCTTAAAAAATATTCAAAAAAGTGAACATAAACAAAAAATTAAACCTGAGTTGACGCAGAGTATGATTGAAATTAACTCTTCTGTTCATCATGGGATTAATGAGTTATATCAGGATTTACATCAATTATATGATTATTTGTTGCAGATAGGCTCTCAGTTGAACATTTTTTTCTGTGGTGGAGGAGTTCATTCTTTTCAAAAATGGGCGACGCAAAAGATATTTCTTAAAAAAAAAGAATATAAAGATTTTGCAAAAAGATATGAATTTCTTGCAAAAAGAGCCACTGTATTTGGTCAACATATGCATATAGGGTGTAGGAATCCAGAAGATGCTCTTTATCTGGCACATGCGCTTAGTCGTTATGTTCCTCATTTTATTGCTATTTCAGCATCCTCACCTTTTTATCAGGGAATTGATACAGGATTTGTCTCTTCAAGATCTACTGTGTTTAAAGCTTTTCCTTTCAGTGGCGCAATGCCCTTTTTAAAAAATTGGAACGAATTTTCTCTCTATTGTTATGAAATGAATGAATTAGGAATTACAAAAAATATGAATGATTTTTGTGGGATATTAGAATACAACCTAAGTTTGGAACAGTAG
- a CDS encoding class II glutamine amidotransferase: MCRFVAYTGMENILLSDLLIKPKNSLVKQSLISQESHTVTNGDGFGLGWYTPFDKNPALFASLFPAWNDKNLSYLANKTRSSLFFAHVRAASTGGISHFNCHPFIYKNWLFMHNGLIPHFEKIKRQIHHLLEDDIYNWIKGTTDSELIFALFLQLSKQVKIKNSQDIHAVLLEALTLINNLVKKNYQKAVCYFNICITDGKHVVAFRYCTSSKAKPETMYFCRDKKSISEYVIIASEKLSTKGFEWKIIPRNHSLLIESDFNLSLKEL; encoded by the coding sequence ATGTGCAGATTTGTTGCCTATACAGGGATGGAAAATATTTTATTATCCGATCTTTTAATTAAACCAAAAAATTCCCTTGTAAAACAAAGCCTTATTTCTCAAGAATCACATACAGTGACTAATGGAGATGGTTTTGGACTGGGGTGGTATACTCCATTTGATAAAAATCCTGCATTATTTGCGTCATTATTTCCCGCATGGAATGATAAAAACCTATCTTATTTGGCAAACAAAACAAGATCATCACTATTTTTTGCTCATGTACGAGCCGCAAGTACTGGAGGCATTTCTCATTTTAATTGTCATCCATTTATCTATAAAAATTGGTTATTCATGCATAATGGATTGATTCCCCATTTTGAAAAGATAAAACGTCAAATCCATCATTTGCTGGAGGATGATATTTATAATTGGATAAAAGGAACTACTGATTCAGAATTGATATTTGCTTTATTTTTGCAATTGTCAAAACAAGTAAAAATTAAAAACTCTCAGGATATCCACGCGGTATTATTAGAAGCCTTAACTCTTATTAATAACTTAGTAAAGAAAAATTATCAAAAAGCCGTATGCTATTTTAATATTTGTATTACTGATGGAAAACATGTAGTGGCGTTTCGATATTGCACCTCTTCTAAGGCTAAACCTGAAACGATGTATTTTTGCAGGGATAAAAAGTCTATTTCAGAATATGTCATTATTGCCTCTGAAAAACTTTCTACAAAAGGGTTTGAATGGAAAATTATTCCCAGAAATCATAGTTTATTAATTGAATCTGATTTTAATCTTTCTTTAAAAGAACTTTGA
- a CDS encoding TIGR01777 family oxidoreductase, protein MVKSVHVLIVGGGISGLTLANLLIHGNKNVKFHITMFESRTFCNSNEQSIGGGIGIWPPSQTVLKNIPDYQKFIEQFGYIMPFPSYRDADGKILARANEDFSDRFPVQCLNRDDLINMLLEGVKNRDDVEIITSQKIYGYERENDQVVVNVDGIKYKGDLLVACDGIHSKIRNCLMSELKLPPVLETDLGYTYFRADTSLPVETQYKWWSQAFETWGNGDSKKYGTHEIRFGYVPLKPPNAFWFIAVKTQKDHKYLSPINDVQVVNEGTKEFLKELVKDWKPIRTDSGEIVVDYEELINSTHKILRTDISKIQGVEQFPWTSQDNRIVLMGDAAHATAPNIAQGAGLCIEDAACLASKLNRIDYLKGIPEYEQERKPRAKTVQSVADLIASVGQVQNPLLKMLRNGVMRTANSFFPSLQRSIFEYFVSFSLGGSTKLRYWQAPGLSITDDTSSSVFGSVFPESNQLDDHVKEFKTSNIGGSGTGIVTVEKPSSFAKIVGAFAGFPCDMNEQPFHAQVVNLSQGVQRWSRVFGYNTSQQKTYSTTHALYRGFNQKMYLSEGVGGFLDKAFRFIYQIKLQSDQSLKYESQGLTFFDSFQIPLPSFLLPKSEWIEKPTKDGWKFDGKISFPMIGTLLHYYGQFKIDKKDVVKNKRIIIAGGSGMIGQEVCLEFIRKGYDVYCLSRSAQTQLNIDGVKVRAMNEDWSDLIDKNTLILNLSGSNPGANRWTSSIKSDIAGSRFQVIDTIIQNIDRAREKPLKYLQASAAGFYGNAGDTILTEDSEPIVGRDPGTKFRVEVCKEIEERAKKANCNVVNLRLGHVLSNTGGLLPYYRFSGFFCAGRFGSGNQFVPFVHIKDVAKAIAFIANNDTLADGAINITAPQPCSNSEMLRELRLIKWAPGVPLPESVLKLLIGESSVILTDSERVQPKRLLESGFQFDYNNINESLHGLQ, encoded by the coding sequence ATGGTTAAATCAGTTCATGTTTTAATAGTCGGTGGTGGTATTTCGGGATTGACCTTGGCTAATTTATTAATCCATGGTAATAAAAATGTTAAATTTCATATTACAATGTTCGAATCTAGGACGTTTTGCAATAGTAACGAGCAAAGCATCGGTGGAGGAATAGGTATTTGGCCTCCAAGCCAGACTGTCTTAAAGAATATACCCGACTACCAAAAATTTATAGAGCAATTTGGTTATATCATGCCATTTCCAAGCTACCGAGATGCTGATGGCAAAATATTGGCAAGAGCAAATGAAGATTTTAGCGACCGATTTCCTGTTCAGTGTTTAAACCGTGATGATTTAATCAATATGCTGTTAGAAGGCGTAAAAAATCGAGATGATGTAGAAATTATTACGTCACAAAAAATTTACGGATACGAACGAGAGAATGATCAAGTAGTAGTGAATGTTGATGGTATTAAATATAAAGGTGATTTACTCGTCGCTTGTGATGGCATTCACTCGAAAATCAGAAATTGCCTGATGTCTGAGTTAAAGCTGCCTCCAGTCCTCGAGACAGATCTTGGTTATACTTATTTTCGTGCAGATACTTCACTTCCTGTCGAGACTCAATATAAATGGTGGTCTCAAGCATTTGAAACATGGGGAAATGGCGACTCTAAAAAATATGGAACTCATGAAATTCGTTTTGGTTATGTTCCATTAAAGCCACCAAATGCTTTCTGGTTTATCGCGGTTAAAACCCAAAAGGATCACAAATATTTATCACCAATTAACGATGTTCAAGTGGTTAATGAGGGCACCAAAGAATTTTTGAAAGAATTGGTTAAAGATTGGAAGCCTATTCGCACAGATTCTGGTGAAATTGTAGTTGATTATGAAGAGTTAATTAATTCTACGCACAAAATCCTAAGAACGGATATTTCCAAAATTCAAGGGGTTGAACAATTTCCTTGGACATCGCAAGATAATCGGATTGTTTTGATGGGGGATGCTGCTCATGCTACTGCGCCAAATATTGCTCAAGGTGCTGGCTTATGTATCGAAGATGCTGCATGCTTGGCATCTAAACTGAACCGAATTGATTATTTAAAAGGTATACCTGAGTACGAACAAGAGCGAAAACCACGTGCTAAAACAGTGCAAAGCGTTGCGGATTTGATTGCGTCCGTAGGGCAAGTCCAAAATCCATTACTTAAAATGTTAAGAAACGGAGTAATGCGGACTGCAAATAGTTTTTTTCCTTCGCTACAGCGAAGTATATTTGAATATTTTGTATCGTTTAGCTTAGGTGGCTCGACGAAGTTAAGATATTGGCAGGCCCCTGGATTATCGATAACTGATGATACATCGTCTTCTGTATTTGGCAGCGTTTTCCCTGAATCCAATCAATTGGATGATCATGTAAAAGAGTTCAAAACTTCGAATATTGGCGGCAGTGGTACCGGTATTGTTACTGTAGAAAAACCGTCATCTTTTGCAAAGATAGTAGGTGCTTTTGCAGGTTTCCCCTGTGATATGAATGAGCAACCATTTCATGCGCAAGTGGTCAATTTATCCCAAGGGGTCCAACGTTGGAGTAGGGTATTTGGCTATAACACTTCCCAACAAAAAACATATTCAACTACACATGCTCTTTATCGTGGATTTAACCAAAAAATGTATTTAAGTGAGGGTGTCGGTGGTTTTCTAGATAAAGCATTTCGATTTATTTACCAAATAAAACTTCAATCAGATCAGTCACTAAAATATGAATCTCAGGGGCTCACATTCTTTGATTCATTCCAAATACCGCTGCCCTCATTTTTATTGCCGAAATCAGAGTGGATCGAAAAACCGACAAAAGACGGATGGAAATTTGATGGCAAAATTTCTTTTCCTATGATTGGTACGTTATTGCATTATTATGGCCAATTCAAAATTGACAAAAAGGATGTTGTAAAGAATAAAAGAATTATTATAGCAGGTGGTTCTGGAATGATTGGCCAAGAGGTTTGCCTGGAGTTTATCAGAAAGGGATATGATGTCTATTGCTTAAGTCGGTCTGCACAGACACAACTCAATATTGATGGAGTCAAAGTCAGAGCGATGAATGAAGATTGGTCTGATTTAATTGACAAAAATACACTTATATTAAATTTAAGCGGATCGAACCCGGGTGCTAATAGATGGACCTCTTCAATAAAATCAGATATAGCCGGATCACGTTTCCAAGTAATTGACACTATAATTCAGAATATAGATAGAGCGCGAGAAAAACCATTAAAATACCTGCAAGCTTCTGCAGCAGGATTTTATGGAAATGCTGGCGATACGATTTTGACTGAAGACAGTGAACCCATTGTGGGAAGGGATCCTGGAACAAAATTCCGAGTGGAGGTGTGCAAAGAAATTGAAGAAAGAGCAAAAAAAGCAAATTGTAATGTGGTTAATTTAAGACTTGGGCATGTTCTATCTAATACAGGTGGTCTTTTACCCTATTATCGTTTCTCTGGTTTTTTTTGTGCAGGTCGATTTGGTTCGGGGAATCAATTTGTTCCCTTTGTGCATATCAAAGACGTAGCGAAAGCAATTGCCTTTATTGCTAACAATGATACGCTAGCTGATGGCGCCATAAACATAACCGCCCCGCAACCCTGTAGTAATTCTGAAATGTTGAGAGAATTGCGATTAATTAAATGGGCACCTGGAGTGCCTCTTCCCGAATCTGTATTAAAACTACTAATCGGCGAATCCTCTGTTATATTAACCGACTCTGAGCGAGTGCAACCGAAAAGGTTACTCGAGAGTGGATTCCAGTTTGATTACAATAACATTAATGAATCCTTGCATGGACTGCAGTAA
- a CDS encoding DUF3096 domain-containing protein produces the protein MLTVHITPIISLIAGVLILLLPRLLNYIVAIYLIIAGVLGLGFLH, from the coding sequence ATGCTTACTGTTCATATCACCCCAATTATTTCATTAATTGCGGGCGTTTTAATACTGCTTTTACCCCGACTATTAAATTACATTGTTGCTATTTATCTGATTATTGCTGGTGTTTTAGGCTTAGGATTTTTGCATTAG
- a CDS encoding manganese efflux pump MntP family protein, which produces MSIIEPILLGMVLSADSFSAAIAMGLRPHRFSDSLKFAFASGGAELFATLTGAVAGEAIISQFTSMTRWIAFSLLFCVAIHMFYEGFRTWRNSNDSAQVIEFHSFNKLLIVAIATSLDALAVGVSLGVSNKPLFPYLVAIGGWALFSTIVGMGIAKKIPEHLLVIFNIIGALILSILAVSILKI; this is translated from the coding sequence ATGAGTATTATCGAACCCATACTATTAGGAATGGTTTTAAGTGCTGATTCGTTTTCAGCCGCGATAGCTATGGGTCTTAGGCCTCATAGATTTAGTGATTCTTTAAAATTTGCCTTTGCATCGGGTGGAGCAGAGTTATTTGCTACCTTAACAGGAGCAGTTGCTGGAGAAGCCATTATTTCACAGTTTACCTCAATGACTCGTTGGATTGCTTTTTCATTATTGTTTTGTGTTGCAATCCATATGTTTTATGAAGGATTTCGAACTTGGAGAAACAGCAATGATAGTGCTCAGGTTATAGAGTTTCATAGTTTTAATAAACTACTCATTGTTGCGATCGCTACAAGCTTAGATGCTCTAGCAGTTGGGGTGAGTTTAGGTGTTTCAAATAAACCCTTATTTCCTTACCTGGTTGCAATTGGAGGTTGGGCTTTATTCTCAACAATAGTGGGTATGGGAATAGCAAAAAAAATACCAGAACATTTATTAGTTATATTCAATATTATTGGAGCCCTTATTCTCAGTATTCTCGCAGTGAGTATTTTGAAAATATAA
- a CDS encoding DUF4169 family protein — protein sequence MNVINLNKKRKTKNRLEKEKKASENRIKFGRTKKEKQLEKQENERSERFLDGHKLEEKEKK from the coding sequence ATGAACGTGATTAATCTTAATAAAAAAAGAAAGACGAAAAATCGTTTAGAGAAGGAAAAAAAAGCCTCTGAAAATCGTATTAAATTTGGAAGAACTAAAAAAGAAAAGCAGCTAGAGAAACAAGAAAATGAGCGGAGTGAACGATTTCTAGATGGCCACAAGCTCGAAGAAAAGGAGAAAAAATAA
- a CDS encoding L,D-transpeptidase family protein codes for MKIKAMSLMISILFPVALFASTATCPLSSGINVHTTKRILNICKNGTVIKTFKVALGNKGVGKKKAGDNKTPVGLYGLAHPRKSNQFKVFIPILYPTTKQRAAGYTGRDVGIHGPTQSSNRFSWLNNLPFSTRGCIAVGNNNYIEYVANWVKANPGAKVLII; via the coding sequence ATGAAAATAAAAGCAATGTCTTTAATGATCTCTATTTTATTTCCTGTCGCTTTATTCGCAAGTACCGCAACTTGTCCTTTATCAAGCGGAATCAATGTGCACACCACAAAGCGAATTTTGAATATTTGTAAAAACGGCACCGTAATTAAAACCTTTAAAGTAGCACTCGGAAACAAAGGTGTTGGTAAAAAAAAGGCAGGGGATAATAAAACTCCAGTTGGTTTATATGGGTTAGCTCATCCAAGAAAATCCAACCAATTTAAAGTCTTTATTCCAATTCTCTATCCAACTACAAAGCAACGAGCAGCAGGATATACAGGTAGAGATGTAGGGATCCATGGACCAACTCAGTCCTCGAATAGGTTTAGTTGGCTAAACAATTTACCCTTCTCAACGCGTGGATGTATTGCTGTGGGTAATAACAACTATATCGAGTATGTGGCTAATTGGGTAAAAGCTAATCCAGGGGCTAAGGTTTTAATTATCTAA
- a CDS encoding LirA/MavJ family T4SS effector, producing MTFEKTWQPNVQDVETLEKQIKNERVSGGLVDDSNFIKNCAKIGAFLMDEEAVLKQLIELNRKVSEELNKKNLNISDKGAVKVLRSFLEKELAEAGFATGFCQTKGSKGLSNKDFQWILSHGFLFKDSTLRGLTHGEFTHALQWVLIVWQQKATRFLLGANEKEANISDIYKTLGSPDARNMRSIWSLIVDEAQDESVKSRSPEWLSDYIHKNKESLEVLQQLLEKRFKKGQEEGIGHLEGKELRTDRYEVNQERPNILVPKSK from the coding sequence ATGACTTTTGAAAAAACTTGGCAGCCAAATGTCCAGGATGTAGAAACCCTTGAAAAGCAAATAAAAAATGAAAGAGTTTCAGGAGGTTTAGTAGATGACAGTAATTTTATCAAAAATTGCGCAAAAATTGGTGCTTTTTTAATGGATGAAGAGGCTGTTCTGAAACAGCTTATAGAGTTAAACCGGAAAGTTTCAGAAGAGTTAAATAAAAAAAATTTAAACATTTCAGATAAAGGGGCTGTAAAAGTATTACGATCCTTCCTCGAAAAAGAGTTAGCTGAGGCTGGTTTTGCGACAGGCTTTTGTCAAACAAAAGGCAGTAAAGGTTTATCCAATAAAGATTTTCAATGGATACTTTCGCATGGCTTTTTATTTAAAGACAGCACCCTCAGAGGCCTGACCCATGGTGAATTCACACATGCATTACAATGGGTTTTAATTGTCTGGCAACAAAAAGCGACCCGTTTCTTACTAGGGGCCAATGAAAAAGAGGCTAATATTTCTGATATTTATAAAACCCTAGGCAGCCCAGATGCAAGAAACATGCGGAGTATTTGGAGCTTAATCGTTGATGAGGCACAAGATGAGTCTGTAAAATCGAGATCACCGGAATGGCTTTCTGATTATATTCATAAAAATAAAGAATCATTAGAAGTATTACAACAATTATTGGAAAAACGATTTAAAAAAGGACAAGAGGAAGGGATAGGGCATTTAGAGGGCAAAGAGTTGAGAACAGATCGCTATGAAGTAAATCAAGAAAGGCCTAATATTCTTGTACCAAAAAGTAAGTAG